The sequence below is a genomic window from Physeter macrocephalus isolate SW-GA chromosome 19, ASM283717v5, whole genome shotgun sequence.
TTCACTGGGCTAGTGACTCAGAAGCCATGGTGAGGCAAGAGTGACCATTAACCTTAATTTATGCCTGATTTGGATTCATCTAAAAGTAAGTCTGTTTTGAGAACTACAGATTAGCCAGCATTTACAGAAAGGAATTACTTGCACTCTTCCAGTTCACATGAGGACCAGATGTGATTGTATAAGCAAAAGCACATTGTAAGATACAACACAAACTCAATGTAGTAGAAGTAGGAGCAAGAATAGTGCTGGAGCTGAACTAAATCTCAGCTCTCAAATTGTTACCCAGTGCCCACTCTGTTCTCTGGAAGACAGGTGGGGACCCTACAGACAGGAAGGCGGGGAGCAACTCATCTGCTATCTTTCGCCCCAGCAAAGCCTTTCTGAGCTGAGCGGAGAGTCACTGTCTGACGCGGCATAAGCTCGGTTTGCATAAGGATCTTTGCCGTGCTTCCCCCGCACAGGCTGACACGCTCAAGGAGCGTGACAGGATCCATCTctctagatcaggggtccccaacccccgggcctgggcctgttaggaaccgggacgcgcagcaggaggtgagcggcgggcaggCGAGCAGAgagaagcttcacctgccgctccccatcgctccccgtcgctcgcgttaccgcctgagccatccccgcacccccactcccagccccggTCCAGGGaagaattgtcttccacgaaaccggtccctggtgccaaaaactttggggactgctgctctagATTACAGAGCTGTCCGGATCTTCCTGTGATGATAGAAATGTGCCATAaatcctagggctgccataacaaattaccacaaactgtgtGGTTTAAaccaatagaaatgtattctctcatagttctggaagctgcAAGTCTGAAGCGAAGGTGTTAGCAGGGCCTTGCTCCCTTGGAAAGCTTCAGGGAAGAAACCGTTCCATGCCTGTCTCCTAGTCGCTGATGGTTATTGgcaatccttggcttgtagacacatctctccaatctctgcctctgttgatAACAGAACTTTCTTCTTCGTCTCTCCTATGTCTCCGTGTTTTCAcactctgtgtgtctgtgtccaaatttctctccTCTCGTAAGAACAGCAGTCGTTGAATTAGAGCCCACCCTTatccagtatgacttcattttaacttgactgCATCTGCAAAGACGATTTCGAAGTGAGATCACATTCACAGGGACTGGAGGTTAGAAtttaacatatctttttggatgacacaattcagcccacaaAAGTAATATTCTCACAAAAATTTATAACCTAAATATTATCTTGAGGAAGCATCAGACAAACTTGAACTGAGAATTGagcattctacaaatatttttcaaaagtatcaaggtcatgaaagacaaagaatgaatgaggaacatgaaagacaaagaatgaatgaggaatgaaagaaaaagactaaaGGTGACTAAAAGGAAACGACAACTAAATGCAACTGGAGCTCTTGGATTGATTTCTGGTCCAGGAAAAAAAGGACTTTATTGGAACAACAGATGAAATTTAAATAGGATCTGTTAATAATATTCTATCAATACTAACTTCCTGGCTTGGATCGTTCATGGATACGAGATGTAATCCTTTAACGGTATTTCATAATCATCATTTTTATGTATACCATTTCACCAGGATGTAACTATATCATTTGAAATCTGTCCTTTGGCTCTTTTAGGAAAAATCCTGAATCTCCTACCTGATGATGCTGTGAACTCTGCAACCAGAATGGTTCTGGTAAATGCCCTTTACTTTAAAAGAATTTGGGAACATCAATTCTTGGTCCAAAATACCACAGAAAAGCCTTTCAGAATAAACAAGGTAGGAACCTGTTAATAACCAGTATGAATTTTTACATGGCACTGCAAAgggaattctattttaaatttattctctctGACTATATATTCCTGTAAACTACGGCTCTTACTAGGGCAGGGATGACTGTGCTAAAAACCCCAGTTCCATCCTACCTGGAAAttcctctttcattattttttctctgaaaatagactattcacatattttattaCTCAGTCCTTGCTGCAACTATGGTAGAGTAGGTAAGGTAgttattacatttatttcccaGGTTAGAAATGCAGCATGGTTAAGTGACTAGAGCCATGCTTAAGTCAGAAGGCTACCAGGACCATAACCCCAAACTCTTCGCTTACTAGTTCTATTCTTGTTCTATTAAGCCAGTACTACCATGTACCAAACTCTTACCCttccataagaaaaagaaataaaatttcaaaatcttaTTTCTTTCGTTAACGTTTCCTTCTGTGTTAGGACACAGCACACTTGTTTTTGATTACTTCGGCAACAAGGGAGACTAATGGAAGCTGACAGATACGCCCAAGGGCTGGAATGTGGCTGGGTCTTGGGACTTGAGTGGAAACAAGGATTCAAGTGTCGTCAGGATTCATTCTCTATCTTTCCAACTCTGTTTCTCCCATCATTCTTCTCTCAGACTGAAGTCTAACTTCCTCTGCGTCTCAGTCCACAGAGGCAGAACATGGCCACCCACATCTCCTCCATTCTACAGGCCAGTCTGATAGGTCTCATTCCAAATTCCTAGGAAAGGAACCGACTGGCCAGAGATTGTTAACCTTTTTTGGTCCTGGGGGGGATCATCTCACATCAACAGTGCTGTTGAGGACCTACTGCTATAACCACATGGTTGTGTGCAATAGGCGGTTTTCAGATAATCAGTGGGGTAAAGATGGGGAAGGAACTGAACGTGTAACCCCATAGGCTAACTAGAAATGATCTGGATAGTTACTTGGCTTAATATATTCACCAGGAATTTTCAgatgcaagtgacagaaaagcaCTCCAAACTAGCTCCAGTCAAATGGGCACTGTGTTAGCATTAGCTTATGCAACTAAGAGGAACTGGGAAGTCTGGGAGTGGGATCTTTGAATCTCAAACATAATCCATTTTCTCTGCCCCACCCCTGACCCCTCCTTTTTGCCTTCATTCTCTAATACTAAAGATGGAATTTATCCCTATGACCAGGGACTATGAGAGCCCCAGATTCTAGCTTCGCAACCCTACTACACAGACAAAGTCTTGGCTGCTAGCTCTAACAGAATGCTCTCAAAGGGCACTCTGGTCTGTGCCATTCATACGCTTCTCCCTGACACAATCACTGTATCACAGAGTATCCTGAATGAACAGCCCTGGTCACGTGGCCACTACCTTAGCAGAACAGTAGGATTttgtgatggacatttagctccacatagaatggataaataacataTGTCTACAATGTCTGAATTGCAGGGTGTTGCCTTTGTTTCACCATTGGCCTTACTAAAAATTCATAAtgtcatgtatctaccattacagtatcatagaGAACACTTTCATTGTCCTAAAAATGCCCTGTGCTCCAAACATTCATCCCTCCCTCtaaatccctggcaaccactgatcttcttacggtctttatagttttgcctttttcagaatgccGTATAATCAGAATtgcacagtatgtagccttttcagactgtcTTCTTCCATTTAGCGCTATgtatttaaagttcctccatgcctttttatggcttgatagatCATTTCACTTTGTTGcagaatactattccattgtatggatgtagcagtttgtttatccattcaccttacTGAagggcattttggttgcttccagtttttagcaattatgattaaagctgctacaaacatttgcATGCaagattttgtgtggacatgtttttaaCTCATTTTGGTAATTACCCAGGAGCACagttgctggatcacatggtaagactgtatttagctttgtaagaaaccaccGTACTGTCATCCAATGTGGcttccattttgcattctcaccggCAGAGAATGTCAGTTCCACCCTCGCTAGTAGTTTATGTTATCAGTGCTTTGAACTTTTAGCCATTCTATTAGATCTGTAGTATCTTCACTGTtctaatttgcaattccctaaggACATaagattgaacatcttttcatatgctgtaGGTCGTCTGCCTTTGGTGAGGTATCAGTTCAGATCTTTCGCCTGTTTTTACAACTGGGTTCTTTGCCTTataattgttgagttttaagagttcttttcaAATTTTGGATACGGGTCCTTTATCAATTATGTGTTTTGAAACTCTTATCTCCTAGTTtattgcttgtcttttcattctcttagtgAATTTCGGTTTTATGATACTAAAATACCttcacacaaaaacaaaaaccacaaatgTTTGCGTGTGAAATGCACCttactcagtttctttatcattGGCATTTACATAGTTTGCATAAGGCtattttaagtgtttggtagaatccaGCTTGCCACGATTTATAGAGGATGCCCTGACAGTGTCAGAGGAAGAAACTCCCACATCATTTATCGATGGTGTTATCCAGTAGAACACATATTCCCAGAAAACAAGGTTTGAATAATTTTTTCAGCATTTAGCAGAGAATCACTAGCTTTGCCAGTGTCCCAGACTGCTGGAAACTAACGATGCTAAAGAATTAAGGATGTGGTGGAGCACCTCCCCAGTGATTTTGCTGCATATATTCCGCAGACTACGAGCGAACCAGTGCAAATGATGCCCATGGAAGAAAAACTTCAAGTATTTTACATAGAACAGCCACCGGCCACAGGCCTTCAACTCCTCTATGAGAGCCGTGACTTCAGCCTACTCATACTACTGCCGGAAGACATCAGTGGGCTGGATGAGGCAAAGGGATCAGCCTATTCATCCTttaccttccttcctctcccatttggtgacaagtttgttttctatatcggtgagtctgtgtctgttttgcatatacatttatttgtacggaaaaaaactttaaaaaaagacgtCAGTCTGCCTGACATGAAGAGGGTTCTAGTGTTTATCCCTCCTGGGAAAAACATAAAGACATGATCTCCCAGTTCTTTAATTTCTGCCGAGGAAGGCAACCAACGTACCCTGAGCCCTAGGTACTGTATTTTTACATCATTTAAGCTTTACAGAACTTTGTCAGGTTGATACTGCTATCCCTCAGGAAGGTTAAGTAATCTATAGACACCTTTAGCATAGGGTAGTCACACAAACAACCACACAAACAACAGAGAGAGATATTCATCGTCAGTCACAAAGCTGTGTGGATTGATCATAACAATCTTTCAGTTAATATaggtctttcttctccctccGAGAGGACTtacctaattaattttttaatcacttGCATTAATCTAGCCTTAGacatatgtttaaaaacattaaatggggcttccctggtggcgcagtggttgagagtccgcctgccgatgcagaggacgtgggttcgtNNNNNNNNNNNNNNNNNNNNNNNNNNNNNNNNNNNNNNNNNNNNNNNNNNNNNNNNNNNNNNNNNNNNNNNNNNNNNNNNNNNNNNNNNNNNNNNNNNNNNNNNNNNNNNNNNNNNNNNNNNNNNNNNNNNNNNNNNNgcctgcgcgtccggagcctgtgctccgcaacgggagaggccacagcagtgagaggcccgcgtaccgccaaaaaaacaaacaaacaaaaaactttaaatggattctaaaacattttttatcaaGTTAACACTCTTCAGGAGATATAGTCTGTATCAGTGCATCTTCAAGTATTGTTTAAGTTGTTCTTCTGTTAAACTTCTCTTAAGCCTGACTTTGGTCTTACCACATTTCTGAGCAATTCGCATGTCTAAACTGAACACTAGTTTCTCATGCAGTAAGTGTTCTGTCGTTCTTTACACTGTGCCTAATTTCCCGTGTGCCAGATTCTTTATGTTTCCACCACCCTACTAGGGTGTAGAAAGATTTCTAAACAGTGTTATAAAATTTGTGAAACTGGAGAGGATAGTAGAAATAAGACCAAGTGTGAATACTAAACCATTAGTTACACCCTTAAAAGATaagcctttctttttaaaagtgcagGTTCCTGACCTGAAGATATTGTCACTTACTGCacataatttacaaatatgtcACTGATAGCAATACTTGGATCTAGAAAACTCTTAAAGTAGCAAAAGCATGTGCTTTGAAACaaacatgttatttaaaaaatcaaacattgtttatatatatgtatgcatatgtatatataatatatatttattgtttaaaaaattttaaatatatagaagagaaaaagcaCCCTCAAAACCactatttaaaatgtcattactCTTGGGaataccctggtggtccagtggttaagactctgcacttccagtgcagagagcgtgggtttgatccctgatcggggagctaagatcacaCGTACCAAGCGGCgtggccaaaagattaaaaaaaaaaaaaagtcatgactCTTAAGATTGGaggattttcctttctttgcttttctttcctttttttttcgtAGTTTAGTTACTAGTTTCATATTGGCGTGTACAGACTATAGACATTTTATCTCAGATTTTGTTTTCAAGGAATTGTCTACTATGTTAATAAAACAAGTTTTTTTGGTGCCCTGGCATACAACATGTCCTAGAGTACATGCTTTCGTGTTGACAACACCTAAGTGTATATTTATATTGATGTATTTGCATGTGTAGTTGATGTCTTGCATATTATCAGAGAAGTACTTCCATTTCGGAACAAGGTCTAATCTATCTAGAAAACCTATATCCTGAGAACTATTAATCTGCAAAATGATTATGTCAAGGATGTGTGGAGGATCTCATTATAAACAAAGAATTTGCAAATGTGTGTTTTGTTCCTTTTGGTAATAGGAGTGACTAgaattcatttatataatatctAAAGGTCTCACTCAGCGAATAGTTCTCCCTCCACTTTGAAATTACTGACTCTTTCTTCCTTGGCTCCAAACGGTAGCTGGAAAAAGCCATCACCTATGAGAAGTTGAGTGAGTGGACCAGCGCAGACATGATGGAGTTGTGTGACGTGCAGCTGCATCTTCCCAGGTTCAAGCTGGAAGAGACTTATGATCTCAAGTCAACCCTGAGCAGTACGGGGTGAGTGATGCCTTTAGCCAGAGCAAAGCAGATTTCTCAGGAATGTCTGCGGAGAGAAACCTATTTCTGTCCAATGTTTTCCATAAGTCttttgtggaaataaatgaacaaggtaCAGAGGCCGCAGCTGGTACTGGGAGTGAGGCGAGTTTTCGAGTTAAACTCCCTTCCGTTGAATTCAACGCAGACCACCCGTTCCTCCTCTTCATCAGGAACAAGCATTCTCTTTTACGGGAGATTCTGCTCCCCTTCAACCCTGCATCTCTCTCATCAAACAAGAGCATCTTTCAGTGTGAAAAATACACATAGGATGGAAAAACACAGTTATAACAAAAACCAGTTTATAGCCTGCCTCTTTTTAACATATATTAGcaaaattatcttgaaataaGATAGTCTAGTGATCCTATCATGCCTATATAGCTAGAGAGAATGgcaaatttaacttttttaactttcttttttttgctttcagttttactattttttacatctttattggagtataaatgctttacaacgttgtgttagtgtctgctgtacaacaaagtgaatcagctatatgtatacatgtacatatatccccatatctcctccctcttgcgtctccctccctcccaccctccctatcccacccctctaggtggtcacaaagcaccgagctgacctccctgtgctatgcagctgcgtcccactagctatctattttacgtttggtagtgtatgtatgtaaatgccactccctcacttcgtcccagcttccctttccccgcctgtgtcctcaagtccattctctacgtttgcgtctttattcctgccctgccactaggttcatcagtacgtcttttagattccatatatatgtgttagcatacggtgtttgtttttctctttctgacttacttcattcactctgtatgacagatactaggtccatccacctcattacaaataattcaattttgttcctttttatggctgagtaatattccattgtgtatatgtgccacatcttctttattcattcatctgtctatggacatttaggtttaaCATTTTATCTTAATGTGACTTTTATTGACATTTCAGAAGTTCGGTTATTCAATTGAATGCCTTAAAATGCTTGAACTACCTGCTTACTCTTTTCATTGTCACTTATTTTCACATGCATCATTTAGTGAcgaaaaaaatctttttagagGTGATATATTGATAAACAAGAATTTTCTCAAGACTATTACTCTGATGGTTCATAAATTACCACTGTAAAATTAAATCCCCCCCTtttctgctattttaaaaatacttatgttgacattaatggaaaaactaatgaaatccAATGAAatctggagtttagttaatagtaatgtaccaaCGTTGGCTTCTTAGTTTCAAAAAAATGTTCCACTGTGATATTAGAAGCTAGCATTAGAGGAAACTGTGTCAGAAGTatatgggaattccctgttttATCTTTGTAACTTTCCtgtgaatttaaaattattccaaaataaaaattttattggaaagaaTTATTACGTGTGAAAATTGTCACATTAAcatccttgcttttaaaaatcataagctAGAAGAGATTTCcaatttatataaatgtgtattgtcAGTTATAAGAAGATATCCTTAGTAAAACTTTATCTCCATAAAATTGGCtgtgtttttctaatttctattaaaaatgttctTACGCAGTGGCTCATTGGTAGTCTCATCAACTGTTATTCTAATTTTGGAGATTGAGTCTATCATTctaggctgcttttttttttttttttttttttttttgccgtacgcgggcctctcactgctgtggcctctcccgttgtggagcacagcctccggacacgcaggctcagcggccatggctcatgggcccagccgctccgcggcacgtgggatcctcccggaccggggcacgaacccatgtcccctgtatcggcaggcggactctcaaccactgggccaccagggaagccctatgctgtcttttatacatatttaccTACGTAGCTACTCTTACTGGTGCTCTTTGCTTCTTTGTGAGAATTAGAGTTACTAGATGACTACACTTCTGAACAGAAACAGACCCTGGTCTCCAGTCTCTTGGAGTCACGGAGCTTACAAACTCATGGGAGAAACGGACTCAAAGTGGATGTTAGTGCAAGGAATGATTGCAAAATAAACTGCAGTCATCTTGGAGACACATGTACCTGTGTGTGCGCATGCGTATCAGGCTTTTTCAATAATGAGGCTTAAAGTATTTgctgatatttgttttcctcccttAGTGCAAATGTATATAGCCTATCTTTTTAGAAGGATAACAGACCTTAGAACAATAGATAATAATCACGGTCTGTTAATCTCCTTTGTTGCCAGGGAAAACAAAACTAttaacaacagtgagaggcccgcataccgcaaaaacaaaaacaaaaaacaacttgaCTGTGAATGCAAGGATGGAAAAGCAGGGCAGTAGCTACAGAGTATAGAAGTAAGGAAGTTGTGGGgctttgtgtttatttgtttgtgcTAATATGGGAGAGACAGTATATTTATGAGATAAGAAGACTCCAAAGAAGTAAAAGAGATTAAAGTTACAGGAGATGACTAGTGGAACCATGTCCTAGAGAAGTAAGAAGTCTACTTTCCTTGAAACAGAAGGGGTAGAGATATGGTAGGCCCAGTGAAGGGGACCACGGGCCACCCCTCCTTTATTGGGAGTA
It includes:
- the LOC102985689 gene encoding LOW QUALITY PROTEIN: serpin B10 (The sequence of the model RefSeq protein was modified relative to this genomic sequence to represent the inferred CDS: inserted 3 bases in 2 codons; deleted 2 bases in 1 codon), whose translation is MDSLAKSVNQFALELSKKLAESAEGKNIFFSPWGISASLAMVYLGTKGTTAAQMSPVLQFSRDQDSKSCPDSFEKKRKMEFNVGKAEEIHSNFQTLISEINNPSNACILKTANRIYAEKTYPFHNISKYLQDMKTYFGTEPQSVNFMEASDQIRKEINSWVESQTEGKILNLLPDDAVNSATRMVLVNALYFKRIWEHQFLVQNTTEKPFRINKTTSEPVQMMPMEEKLQVFYIEQPPATGLQLLYESRDFSLLILLPEDISGLDELEKAITYEKLSEWTSADMMELCDVQLHLPRFKLEETYDLKSTLSSXGVSDAFSQSKADFSGMSAERNLFLSNVFHKSFVEINEQGTEAAAGTGSEASFRVKLPSVEFNADHPFLLFIRNXSILFYGRFCSPSTLHLSHQTRASFSVKNTHRMEKHSYNKNQFIACLFLTYISKIILK